Proteins from one uncultured Anaeromusa sp. genomic window:
- a CDS encoding ABC transporter ATP-binding protein — MQNNKKLPLAIRMKNVVKTYGSGAMAVHAIKGVNLEVFPGEVVGLMGASGSGKTTLLQCLGAVIEPTGGKIELGGEAIYDNGWLVDDLRALRRDKIGFVFQAAYLIPFLSVLDNVAILPMLTGQPNEQARARAMELLTVLEVEHRAHAKPSQLSGGEQQRVAIARALANKPPFILADEPTAPLDSARSLIVMRLLTKLAEQYQTAIIVVTHDDIIIPHFKRLYRLRDGIAYEEQGEGLPFSE; from the coding sequence ATGCAGAATAACAAGAAGCTACCTTTGGCTATTCGTATGAAAAATGTGGTAAAAACGTACGGTTCCGGAGCGATGGCCGTACACGCTATCAAAGGAGTCAATCTTGAAGTTTTTCCTGGCGAAGTGGTCGGCTTGATGGGGGCAAGCGGTTCAGGGAAAACAACGCTGTTGCAGTGCCTTGGCGCGGTGATTGAACCAACTGGCGGGAAAATCGAACTGGGTGGCGAGGCCATTTATGACAACGGCTGGCTGGTTGATGATTTGCGTGCGTTGCGCCGGGATAAAATTGGCTTTGTCTTTCAAGCCGCCTATCTGATCCCCTTTCTTTCGGTGTTGGACAATGTGGCGATTTTGCCAATGTTGACCGGACAGCCGAATGAGCAGGCGCGCGCGCGGGCTATGGAATTGTTGACCGTCCTGGAAGTGGAGCACCGGGCGCATGCCAAACCGTCTCAGCTTTCCGGCGGCGAACAGCAACGAGTCGCGATTGCCCGCGCTTTGGCGAACAAGCCGCCGTTTATTCTGGCTGACGAGCCGACAGCGCCGCTCGATAGCGCCCGTTCCTTGATCGTCATGCGTCTTTTAACCAAGCTGGCGGAGCAATACCAGACAGCGATTATTGTGGTTACGCATGACGATATCATCATTCCCCACTTTAAGCGATTGTATCGCTTGCGAGACGGCATCGCCTATGAGGAACAGGGGGAAGGCTTGCCTTTTTCAGAGTGA
- a CDS encoding TIGR00341 family protein produces MAAWPNQEERTAIFNNVFTDASMSRYYLIMVVLSCTVATYGLLSNSTAVVIGAMLIAPLMGPILGCALAVAANSRSLLLLALKAEALGGVAAVLLAMVLTLLLPRAELTGEVMARTTPTILDLVIALASGAAGTYAICMKPQSATLPGVAIATALMPPLCTVGIGLAQQNMSVAGGAFLLFLANMVAIVVAAVLVFELAGFANGHGREKEAGAQSAVRRLFYPVLLLVLISVPLAFIMYKTYAKAHTEQIIQTSLEESLDMIAPQSTLLSATFNEADRRYDVEAAFRTTKVISPENIRQMENLLELRLGKAVKVSADVVLVQKVNDEKNIDSFQALLPKIKEKEIVEVVRSGTPEEIIEQALREKLSLLPAVELEDYRFSYRRGSSTYQIEAFVVSAKPLEESVRKSLQAVLEERLKRRVEVQLRIKASPKSAAELEKAPQQAP; encoded by the coding sequence ATGGCTGCGTGGCCGAATCAAGAAGAAAGAACCGCTATTTTTAATAATGTTTTTACTGATGCAAGCATGAGTCGCTACTATTTGATCATGGTCGTACTTTCTTGTACGGTAGCAACATACGGGCTATTGTCGAACAGCACGGCTGTCGTAATTGGGGCGATGCTGATTGCGCCGTTGATGGGTCCAATTTTAGGGTGCGCGCTGGCGGTGGCTGCAAACAGCCGGTCGCTGCTTTTATTGGCGTTGAAAGCGGAGGCTCTTGGCGGGGTGGCTGCGGTTCTATTGGCGATGGTGTTGACCCTTCTGTTGCCGCGGGCGGAGTTGACTGGCGAGGTGATGGCGCGAACTACGCCTACTATTTTAGATTTGGTGATTGCACTAGCCTCCGGCGCGGCGGGGACCTATGCGATTTGCATGAAGCCGCAAAGTGCGACCCTTCCGGGGGTGGCGATTGCTACGGCGCTGATGCCGCCATTATGTACCGTAGGCATTGGTTTGGCCCAGCAGAATATGAGCGTTGCTGGTGGCGCATTTCTGCTTTTTCTTGCTAATATGGTAGCTATCGTTGTTGCCGCTGTACTTGTCTTTGAATTAGCAGGTTTTGCGAACGGGCACGGACGTGAAAAGGAAGCGGGGGCTCAATCAGCGGTTCGACGTCTTTTCTATCCCGTGTTGCTGCTGGTGCTAATCTCTGTGCCGTTGGCCTTCATTATGTATAAGACATATGCTAAAGCGCATACGGAGCAGATCATTCAAACCTCTCTTGAAGAGTCGCTGGATATGATTGCGCCGCAGTCTACTTTGTTGTCTGCCACCTTTAACGAAGCGGACAGACGCTATGATGTCGAGGCGGCGTTTCGGACCACGAAGGTGATTAGCCCTGAAAATATACGGCAAATGGAGAATTTGCTGGAGCTGCGTCTGGGAAAAGCGGTGAAGGTAAGCGCTGATGTTGTATTGGTGCAAAAAGTGAACGATGAGAAAAATATTGATTCCTTTCAAGCACTGCTTCCTAAGATAAAAGAAAAAGAAATAGTGGAGGTTGTGCGCAGCGGGACGCCTGAAGAAATCATCGAACAGGCGTTAAGGGAAAAGCTGTCGTTGCTGCCTGCTGTGGAATTGGAGGATTATCGCTTCTCTTACCGGCGAGGAAGCAGCACCTATCAGATCGAAGCCTTTGTCGTGAGTGCGAAACCGCTGGAAGAAAGTGTACGTAAATCGCTGCAGGCGGTACTAGAGGAGCGTTTGAAGCGAAGAGTAGAAGTCCAACTGCGTATAAAAGCATCTCCTAAGTCGGCAGCAGAGCTAGAAAAAGCTCCGCAGCAAGCGCCATAA
- a CDS encoding dihydrodipicolinate reductase C-terminal domain-containing protein → MKPIQVGLWGFGKTGRLVANEFLNDKRFDLSWVVRKSTADHHKYASRLLGQECDAGEIISIEDIGPSFFREHPVDVLVDFSSSRGVHAYQHAAEESIPIVSAISQYEKEDLALLESLAQKTPVLYSPNITLGINVLLIAAQILQKIAPHADIEVVEEHFKKKPEISGTAKKIAKLLQLDDEHVNSIRVGGIVGRHEIIFGMPNQTIRLSHESISRASFGQGAIFAANFLVKQPPGLYSMEGIIADMFRDNIPVY, encoded by the coding sequence TTGAAACCAATCCAAGTAGGACTCTGGGGCTTTGGCAAAACCGGCCGCCTGGTGGCCAACGAATTTTTAAACGACAAGCGCTTTGACTTGTCCTGGGTAGTGCGCAAAAGCACCGCCGATCACCATAAGTATGCCAGCCGCTTGTTAGGACAGGAATGCGACGCTGGTGAAATTATTTCTATTGAAGACATCGGACCTTCTTTCTTTCGCGAGCATCCTGTCGATGTTCTTGTTGATTTCTCCAGTTCGCGCGGCGTTCACGCCTATCAACACGCCGCTGAAGAAAGCATTCCTATTGTCTCGGCTATCTCTCAATATGAAAAAGAAGACCTTGCTTTATTAGAGTCTTTAGCCCAAAAAACGCCAGTTCTCTACTCTCCTAACATCACCCTGGGGATCAACGTTTTATTGATTGCAGCCCAAATTTTGCAAAAGATCGCACCTCACGCCGATATTGAAGTCGTAGAAGAACATTTCAAAAAAAAACCCGAAATATCAGGCACCGCCAAAAAGATCGCCAAACTCTTGCAGCTAGATGACGAACATGTTAACTCGATTCGCGTAGGAGGCATCGTAGGACGCCATGAAATTATTTTTGGCATGCCGAACCAAACCATTCGCCTCAGCCACGAAAGCATCAGCCGCGCTTCCTTCGGACAAGGTGCTATTTTCGCAGCCAACTTCCTGGTAAAACAGCCTCCTGGTCTGTATTCCATGGAAGGGATCATCGCTGACATGTTCCGCGACAATATCCCAGTATATTAG
- a CDS encoding ClC family H(+)/Cl(-) exchange transporter, producing the protein MRKYRVSSAYGALLQWRNFRFKLFAESVLVGAAAGGVVVFFRYALENAEVLRSFLYQMAIKDTSWLAICGWISLSLLVAGILHALVAWEPMASGSGIPQVKGVLGGVMRMPWLRVLVAKLAGGVTAIGAGLSLGREGPSIQLGAVVGQGISRLWGRSRMEERYLLTSGASAGLAAAFNAPLAGVVFSLEELHKNFSPAVLVSAITASLTATVLSQYFYGENPVFTFTGVPVFPVASFGILLVLGVGMGILGAAFNKGLLVAGSLFEKLLPVSAFSKALLPLAFAGVFALLLPEILGGGNGLVNELTVTNFGFLYLLSLLAAKFFFTLISYGSGVPGGIFLPMLVIGALGGSLFSYGFVQFGLLDSFYSANIIIFSMAACFAAVVKSPITGSILIMEMSGAFHHMLPLVFVSVIAYLTADLLRVQPIYEVLLEKALLKQGKRKAESVQALRSIVEVLVCVNSKLAGKQVKQISWPSSCLLFTIRRGESEIVPKGETRIEAGDYLYVAVKNEQVEALKKMAAESVK; encoded by the coding sequence ATGCGCAAGTATCGAGTGAGTAGCGCCTATGGAGCACTGTTACAGTGGCGTAATTTTCGTTTTAAGCTGTTTGCGGAGAGCGTTTTGGTTGGTGCGGCGGCAGGCGGAGTTGTAGTCTTCTTTCGATACGCCTTAGAAAACGCGGAAGTCCTGAGAAGTTTTTTATATCAGATGGCGATAAAAGACACATCTTGGCTAGCGATATGCGGCTGGATTAGCTTATCCCTTTTGGTCGCAGGGATTCTTCATGCCCTAGTTGCTTGGGAGCCGATGGCGTCAGGCAGTGGTATTCCACAGGTGAAAGGAGTATTGGGCGGTGTTATGCGCATGCCGTGGCTGCGCGTACTGGTTGCTAAGCTTGCAGGCGGCGTGACGGCTATTGGGGCAGGGCTTTCTTTAGGCCGAGAGGGGCCATCCATTCAGTTGGGCGCGGTGGTTGGACAAGGTATTAGCCGTCTATGGGGAAGAAGTCGCATGGAGGAGCGTTATTTGTTGACCAGCGGGGCTAGCGCCGGTTTGGCAGCGGCATTTAATGCGCCCCTGGCAGGGGTTGTATTTTCTTTAGAAGAGCTACATAAGAATTTCTCACCGGCGGTGCTTGTATCCGCGATTACGGCGTCATTGACAGCGACAGTGTTGTCGCAATATTTTTATGGTGAGAACCCTGTTTTTACATTTACTGGAGTTCCAGTGTTTCCAGTGGCTAGCTTTGGGATTCTGCTGGTGCTAGGCGTGGGGATGGGTATTCTCGGCGCGGCATTTAATAAAGGGTTGCTGGTGGCGGGAAGTCTTTTCGAAAAGCTGTTGCCGGTGTCCGCCTTTTCCAAAGCGTTGCTGCCCTTGGCTTTTGCCGGAGTATTTGCGCTGCTGTTGCCGGAGATTTTGGGAGGCGGCAACGGTCTGGTAAATGAATTGACAGTAACGAATTTTGGGTTCTTGTATTTGCTGTCTTTGTTAGCGGCTAAATTTTTCTTTACGCTTATTAGCTATGGTTCTGGTGTTCCAGGGGGCATCTTTTTGCCCATGCTGGTTATTGGAGCGCTAGGAGGAAGCTTATTTAGCTATGGGTTTGTTCAGTTTGGACTTCTTGATTCGTTTTATAGCGCCAATATAATAATTTTCTCTATGGCGGCATGTTTTGCAGCAGTTGTAAAATCTCCTATTACCGGAAGTATTTTGATTATGGAAATGTCTGGGGCTTTTCACCATATGCTGCCATTGGTTTTTGTGTCTGTGATTGCGTATTTAACGGCGGATCTGCTGCGTGTACAGCCTATATATGAAGTTCTTTTAGAAAAAGCATTACTTAAGCAGGGTAAAAGAAAAGCCGAAAGCGTCCAAGCTTTGCGCAGTATTGTGGAAGTGCTTGTCTGTGTGAATTCAAAGCTGGCAGGCAAGCAGGTGAAACAAATTTCCTGGCCGTCTTCGTGCTTGTTATTTACTATTCGTCGCGGAGAATCCGAAATTGTGCCTAAAGGTGAAACAAGGATAGAAGCTGGAGATTATTTATACGTGGCAGTGAAAAACGAGCAAGTGGAAGCCTTGAAAAAAATGGCGGCAGAAAGCGTTAAATAA
- a CDS encoding ArsB/NhaD family transporter produces MQEVLFYGSILIFVVTYGLIIWEKYHRMVVAMSGGSIMLLFGFLNQDTAIKEAIDFNTLGLLIGMMILVTITRRTGVFEAVAIWAATVTEAYPLRLLALLSAITAGASALLDNVTTVLLIVPVTITLTDKLNINPLPFLISEIIASNIGGTATLIGDPPNIMIGSATGLSFNAFASNLAPVSIIILLVTLLFLLFLYRNDLQVEEKDRLQVLKLNYKDEIKDSALLKKSLLVLGLTLSGFVFHSVLHLDSATVAMSGAIFLMLISKEEPEEILLNVEWPTIFFFIGLFVLVGGLKASGVVGALAQWGLSVTQGQVMETALLMLWLSAIASAFIDNIPFVATMIPMLQEMAQLSGGNLEPVWWSLALGACLGGNGTLIGATANVVVAGIAEKNGILLSFKHYLKIAFPLMIGSILISHVYVYLRYFCV; encoded by the coding sequence TTGCAAGAGGTTTTATTTTATGGGTCGATCTTGATTTTTGTCGTTACGTATGGCTTGATTATTTGGGAAAAATATCATCGAATGGTTGTAGCTATGAGCGGCGGGAGTATTATGCTGCTATTTGGTTTCCTAAATCAGGATACTGCAATCAAAGAGGCAATAGACTTCAATACGCTGGGATTGCTGATTGGCATGATGATTTTGGTAACCATTACTCGGAGGACGGGCGTGTTTGAAGCCGTAGCCATATGGGCCGCAACCGTGACTGAAGCCTACCCACTTCGTCTGTTGGCTCTTTTGTCTGCAATCACAGCTGGCGCATCGGCTCTACTTGATAATGTGACTACGGTTTTGTTAATTGTGCCGGTTACCATTACCCTAACGGACAAGCTTAATATTAACCCGCTTCCCTTTTTGATTTCGGAAATTATTGCGTCCAATATTGGAGGAACAGCTACACTTATTGGAGATCCGCCGAATATTATGATTGGCAGTGCTACTGGATTAAGCTTTAATGCCTTTGCCAGTAACTTAGCGCCTGTGAGTATTATCATTTTATTGGTAACTCTGCTGTTTTTACTCTTTCTATATCGAAATGATTTGCAAGTAGAAGAAAAAGATCGGCTTCAAGTGTTGAAGTTGAACTATAAAGACGAGATTAAAGATAGCGCGCTTTTAAAAAAGTCATTGCTGGTCTTGGGGCTAACGTTAAGCGGCTTTGTTTTCCATAGTGTTTTGCATTTGGACTCCGCAACGGTAGCGATGTCAGGCGCCATATTTTTGATGCTGATTAGTAAGGAAGAGCCCGAAGAGATACTGCTGAATGTAGAATGGCCAACTATTTTTTTCTTTATCGGTTTGTTTGTTCTCGTTGGAGGCCTAAAAGCAAGCGGGGTTGTTGGAGCGCTTGCGCAATGGGGGTTGTCAGTGACACAGGGGCAAGTCATGGAAACTGCATTGTTAATGTTGTGGTTGTCAGCGATTGCCTCGGCTTTTATTGATAATATTCCTTTTGTGGCAACGATGATTCCGATGTTGCAAGAAATGGCTCAATTATCGGGAGGGAATTTAGAACCTGTATGGTGGTCTTTAGCTTTGGGAGCTTGCTTGGGAGGAAATGGAACGTTGATAGGGGCTACTGCTAATGTTGTTGTGGCAGGGATTGCTGAAAAAAATGGCATTTTGCTTTCATTTAAGCACTATTTGAAAATTGCTTTCCCGCTTATGATCGGCTCTATTTTGATTTCTCATGTTTATGTGTACCTAAGATATTTCTGTGTTTGA
- a CDS encoding efflux RND transporter periplasmic adaptor subunit, with the protein MIALLKTQKKLAGIIALVAVAAVILIVWNRPETKKPIEQREQIVQQALAVERVQLSNAVQYYETSGTVKANVVSKVAPKAMGQVTALYVKAGDRVRAGQVLAELQDEEILQKISAAEAGVREAQKGLQVAVRNRSLQKNTSERYEELYRQGAISQQQVDEVRTQNDVASLMSEQAQAAMERAMASEKEARAYSKLVAPVSGIVTEKNLELGSMALPGVWALVVEDDQSFLVECYVDGALNSQLQVGGAALIEVEGLGESLQGEIIELTPAVDAASRSFLVKVALPRVALKTGMYSKIRFPLGERQAVLLSQESLVAKGQLTGVYVMDANKKLWYRLVRTGRKENGRVEIVSGVQPGEYVVVRGVEAVSDGAMAGEVTGL; encoded by the coding sequence ATGATCGCATTGCTGAAAACACAGAAAAAGCTTGCAGGTATAATTGCCTTAGTTGCGGTTGCGGCGGTTATCTTGATTGTTTGGAACAGGCCAGAAACAAAGAAGCCAATAGAACAGCGGGAGCAGATAGTTCAGCAGGCGTTGGCGGTAGAACGCGTACAGCTCAGCAATGCGGTTCAATACTATGAAACCTCGGGAACGGTGAAGGCCAACGTGGTAAGTAAAGTAGCGCCGAAAGCCATGGGGCAGGTCACTGCGCTGTACGTCAAGGCCGGGGACCGTGTTAGAGCCGGGCAGGTTCTGGCAGAATTACAGGACGAAGAAATTTTGCAAAAGATATCGGCTGCCGAAGCAGGCGTACGGGAAGCGCAAAAAGGGCTGCAAGTGGCGGTGCGGAATCGGTCTTTGCAAAAAAATACAAGCGAGCGCTATGAAGAGTTATATCGTCAAGGGGCTATCTCTCAACAGCAAGTGGATGAAGTTCGCACGCAAAACGATGTGGCCTCGTTAATGAGCGAGCAGGCGCAGGCGGCGATGGAACGAGCCATGGCCAGTGAGAAAGAAGCGCGGGCGTATAGCAAATTAGTGGCTCCTGTAAGCGGGATTGTGACAGAGAAAAATTTGGAGCTTGGTTCGATGGCCCTTCCGGGAGTCTGGGCGTTGGTAGTAGAGGATGATCAATCGTTTTTAGTGGAGTGTTATGTGGACGGAGCCTTAAACTCGCAGTTGCAAGTAGGCGGTGCTGCGCTGATCGAAGTTGAAGGCCTTGGAGAAAGCTTGCAGGGGGAAATTATAGAACTGACCCCGGCTGTGGATGCGGCCAGCCGTTCTTTTTTAGTGAAGGTTGCGCTGCCGAGAGTGGCGCTTAAAACAGGCATGTATAGTAAAATTCGCTTTCCCCTTGGAGAGCGGCAGGCGGTTTTGCTGTCCCAGGAAAGCCTGGTTGCTAAAGGTCAACTGACCGGGGTGTATGTTATGGATGCGAATAAGAAGCTTTGGTATCGGCTGGTGCGTACTGGACGCAAAGAAAATGGCCGCGTGGAGATTGTCTCCGGCGTGCAGCCGGGAGAATACGTTGTAGTTCGCGGCGTGGAAGCGGTGAGTGACGGAGCGATGGCCGGCGAGGTGACCGGCCTATGA
- a CDS encoding efflux RND transporter permease subunit, translated as MKKLGFAGKLAQAFILSKLTPLLVLASLLLGGFATSLTPREEEPQIVVPMIDVAVTYPGASAEEVENRVTKPMEQLLWEVPGIEYVYSMAKPGNNLTILRFRVGENAEDSLVRVYNKLMSNYDRIPPGVSQPMVKVRSIDDVPILTLTFWSARPGYSGYELRRVAAEVAEELKKDEDVSEIAIIGGQKRQIRVEPDPAKLRAFQLPLAQLADKLQQANVQLQSGNVQSGNQEQRLEGGHFLKSAEDVGNIVVAVTQQRPIYLKQVASIADGPAEPEQYVFMDQAAGSAAKLQAANGPYEAVTLSVAKKKGANATVIAERALAKLEALHGKVLPLDVQWTVTRDYGETAKEKSNELLQHMLIATVSVVLLIGFTLGWREAGVVGVAVPTTLALTLLVTYLLGYTLNRVTLFALIFSIGILVDDAIVVVENIHRRFVLAGKADEEIASAAVDEVGNPTILATLAVIAALLPMAFVSGLMGPYMKPIPVGASAAMLFSLLVAFIVSPWLGYRLLRGVSHGAAGSKGRLQQGYEALLERLLQEKVQRRKAIGAIGLLLVLAVALVPLKGVEVKMLPFDNKSELQVIIDMPENSSLEKTAALTRELGAYLRTVPEVTNFQSYVGTASPYNFNGLVRHYFQRSGSSSADIQVNFVSKGERSEQSHELAKKLRPRLEEIGLPYGARLKVAEVPPGPPVLSTLVAEVYGPAPEGRKQVAAEIRDIFKRTDGVVDVDWYVEEDQHKTFFEVNQEKAAYHGLSPQSVAQLLQMAISGSVVGQAHLEKEKEPVELLLRLPYAERSYLETGHLAQLTLPRKDGRAVPLSELVVQKTGIEDKTIYHKNLKPVTYVVGDVAGSIESPVYAILGMKEKVGDIQVPSGPKLQQYSAIQPWLEDSYAMKWDGEWHITYEVFRDLGVAFAAVLVLIYVLVVAWFKNFWTPLVIMAPIPLTLVGILPGHWLFGAFFTATSMIGFIALSGIVVRNSILLIDFVQEEGSEGKELRQALVEAGSVRFRPIVLTAAAVVVGSFVMLFDPIFQGLAIAMMFGAVAATALTLVVVPLLYFELFG; from the coding sequence ATGAAAAAATTAGGATTTGCCGGCAAGCTGGCTCAGGCTTTTATTCTGTCTAAATTGACGCCGCTGCTGGTGCTTGCTTCGTTGTTGCTGGGCGGCTTTGCCACGTCGTTGACGCCGCGCGAAGAAGAACCGCAGATTGTCGTGCCGATGATTGATGTGGCCGTAACCTATCCAGGAGCTTCGGCGGAGGAAGTGGAAAACCGGGTTACCAAACCGATGGAACAGCTGTTGTGGGAGGTTCCGGGCATTGAATACGTTTATTCCATGGCAAAGCCGGGGAACAATCTGACTATTTTGCGCTTTCGTGTAGGGGAAAATGCGGAAGACAGCCTGGTGCGGGTATATAACAAATTGATGTCCAATTATGACCGGATTCCTCCGGGCGTATCGCAGCCCATGGTGAAAGTGCGCTCGATTGATGATGTACCCATTTTAACCCTTACTTTTTGGAGCGCTCGTCCCGGCTATTCCGGGTACGAGCTGCGGCGAGTAGCGGCGGAGGTTGCCGAAGAGCTGAAAAAAGATGAGGACGTATCGGAAATAGCCATTATCGGCGGCCAAAAGCGGCAAATTCGCGTGGAACCGGATCCGGCTAAATTGCGTGCGTTTCAGCTTCCTCTTGCCCAATTAGCGGACAAGCTGCAGCAGGCTAATGTTCAGCTGCAAAGCGGCAATGTGCAATCAGGAAATCAAGAGCAGCGCCTGGAAGGCGGCCATTTTTTAAAAAGCGCGGAAGATGTTGGCAATATCGTGGTTGCCGTGACGCAGCAGCGGCCAATTTATCTAAAGCAAGTCGCTTCGATTGCAGATGGCCCGGCTGAACCGGAGCAATACGTATTTATGGATCAGGCCGCTGGGAGCGCCGCCAAGCTGCAGGCAGCTAATGGACCCTATGAGGCGGTGACTTTGTCGGTAGCCAAGAAGAAAGGCGCCAATGCGACAGTGATTGCCGAAAGGGCCCTGGCGAAATTGGAAGCTCTCCACGGCAAGGTGCTGCCGCTTGATGTGCAGTGGACGGTTACTCGCGATTATGGAGAGACGGCGAAGGAAAAGTCCAATGAGTTGCTGCAGCATATGCTGATTGCGACGGTATCCGTAGTGCTGCTGATCGGCTTTACCCTAGGCTGGCGAGAAGCTGGGGTTGTCGGCGTGGCGGTGCCTACGACGCTGGCTTTGACGCTTTTGGTAACCTATCTGCTGGGGTATACCCTGAACCGGGTCACCTTGTTTGCGTTGATTTTTTCGATCGGTATTTTGGTGGATGACGCCATTGTCGTGGTGGAAAACATTCACAGGCGTTTCGTACTGGCGGGCAAAGCAGACGAGGAGATTGCCTCCGCCGCAGTTGACGAGGTTGGCAATCCGACCATTTTGGCGACTTTGGCGGTTATCGCGGCGCTGCTGCCTATGGCCTTTGTCTCCGGCCTAATGGGGCCGTACATGAAGCCCATTCCGGTAGGAGCGTCGGCGGCCATGCTTTTTTCCTTGTTAGTGGCGTTTATTGTAAGTCCTTGGTTGGGGTATCGCCTTTTAAGGGGAGTCTCGCATGGAGCGGCTGGGAGTAAAGGGCGTTTGCAGCAGGGCTATGAGGCGTTGTTGGAGCGGCTTTTGCAGGAGAAAGTGCAGCGGCGGAAAGCGATAGGCGCTATTGGACTACTCTTGGTACTGGCGGTGGCCCTAGTTCCCTTAAAAGGCGTAGAAGTGAAAATGCTTCCTTTTGACAATAAAAGCGAGCTGCAGGTTATTATTGACATGCCGGAAAACAGCTCCCTCGAGAAGACGGCCGCCTTGACAAGGGAACTTGGCGCGTATCTGCGTACGGTGCCGGAAGTTACGAATTTTCAAAGCTATGTAGGGACGGCTTCGCCGTATAATTTTAACGGTTTGGTGCGGCATTATTTCCAGCGCTCCGGCAGCAGCAGCGCGGATATTCAGGTTAACTTTGTAAGCAAAGGAGAACGGAGCGAGCAAAGCCATGAGTTAGCGAAGAAGCTGCGACCGCGCTTAGAGGAGATCGGTTTGCCTTATGGGGCGCGTTTGAAAGTGGCCGAGGTTCCTCCCGGACCGCCGGTGCTTAGTACGCTTGTGGCGGAAGTGTATGGACCAGCTCCGGAGGGAAGAAAACAGGTAGCTGCTGAAATTCGCGACATCTTTAAGCGCACGGACGGAGTGGTGGATGTCGATTGGTATGTGGAAGAAGACCAACATAAAACCTTTTTTGAGGTGAATCAGGAAAAAGCGGCCTATCATGGCCTTAGTCCGCAAAGCGTGGCGCAGCTGCTGCAAATGGCTATTAGCGGCAGCGTTGTGGGCCAAGCTCATTTGGAAAAAGAAAAGGAGCCGGTAGAACTGCTTTTGCGGCTTCCGTATGCGGAGCGGTCTTATTTGGAAACAGGGCATCTGGCGCAGTTGACTCTGCCCAGGAAGGATGGCAGGGCGGTTCCTTTGTCGGAACTGGTGGTACAGAAAACCGGTATTGAGGACAAAACCATCTACCACAAAAATTTAAAGCCTGTAACCTATGTGGTGGGCGATGTTGCTGGCAGCATAGAAAGCCCTGTGTATGCCATCTTGGGGATGAAGGAGAAAGTCGGCGATATTCAAGTGCCTTCAGGACCGAAGCTGCAGCAGTACTCGGCGATTCAGCCTTGGCTGGAAGACAGCTACGCCATGAAATGGGACGGAGAATGGCATATTACCTATGAAGTCTTTCGGGATTTGGGAGTGGCCTTTGCGGCGGTGCTGGTGCTTATCTATGTTTTAGTGGTGGCCTGGTTCAAAAATTTCTGGACGCCCTTGGTGATCATGGCGCCGATTCCGTTGACACTTGTTGGTATTTTGCCGGGACACTGGCTGTTTGGCGCTTTTTTCACCGCTACCTCTATGATTGGTTTTATTGCCCTGTCCGGGATTGTCGTCAGAAACTCTATTTTATTGATTGACTTTGTGCAGGAAGAAGGCAGTGAGGGCAAGGAACTGCGGCAAGCACTGGTTGAGGCGGGCTCAGTCCGTTTTCGGCCCATTGTTCTGACTGCCGCCGCGGTGGTTGTTGGCTCTTTTGTCATGCTCTTTGATCCCATCTTCCAAGGCTTAGCCATTGCCATGATGTTTGGAGCTGTGGCGGCGACGGCGTTAACCTTGGTAGTTGTGCCGCTGCTGTATTTTGAGTTGTTTGGATAA
- a CDS encoding DUF4405 domain-containing protein has translation MKEIAWRRVASLLSLFLFVFAVLTGIVLYIVPPTRVANALAWTFLGFSKGEYVRVHTIASFCFLMVGIWHIWFNWEALKEYLLPQSKEKWRSEPLLAAGMVVLLMAGTVANVWPVSAVMDFGQTVKESWGGPGGGGVRERGGHDINVTMTLAAFATENHKDVRGLVEKLARKGWKARGNQTIADIAKQNGVATEEIMKELQ, from the coding sequence ATGAAGGAGATAGCTTGGCGTCGAGTAGCATCTTTACTATCGTTGTTTTTGTTTGTTTTCGCGGTGTTGACAGGGATTGTGCTTTATATAGTACCGCCAACGCGGGTAGCGAATGCCTTAGCTTGGACTTTCTTGGGATTTAGTAAGGGAGAGTATGTGCGGGTGCATACGATCGCCTCGTTTTGCTTTTTGATGGTGGGAATTTGGCACATATGGTTCAATTGGGAGGCTTTAAAAGAATATTTACTGCCGCAAAGCAAGGAGAAATGGAGAAGCGAGCCGTTGCTGGCGGCAGGTATGGTTGTTTTGCTTATGGCGGGAACGGTGGCGAATGTGTGGCCAGTTTCTGCGGTTATGGATTTTGGGCAAACCGTGAAGGAGAGTTGGGGCGGGCCAGGAGGCGGAGGTGTAAGAGAAAGAGGCGGACATGATATAAATGTAACCATGACCTTAGCGGCATTTGCCACGGAAAATCATAAGGATGTAAGAGGCCTGGTGGAAAAGCTGGCGCGTAAGGGTTGGAAGGCGCGAGGCAATCAGACGATTGCGGACATTGCCAAACAGAATGGAGTTGCGACAGAAGAGATTATGAAGGAATTGCAGTGA